From Quercus robur chromosome 8, dhQueRobu3.1, whole genome shotgun sequence:
GTTTAAGACTGCAAGTATAAAATGTGTCTTAATGACATTAGGGTTTTTTGGTGTGCAACTATATAGGCATACATAATCCCTAAGTGTGTAAAGCTCTCCGAATATACGTTTcatttagaaaataaagaacCACACACACTCTCATTAGCACTCTCATTAGCACTCTCAAATCTCAAGGTTCCATCACATGAGCTCTGAGTCCTAGCCTACGAACAAAGAGTAGAATACCCTATTTGTGGTTTCTATCCACTTGGAAGCCATTAGCACTCTCATTAGCACTCTCAAATCTCAAGGTTCCATCACATGAGCTCTGAGTCCTAGCCTACGAACAAAGAGTAGAATACCCTATTTGTGGTTTCTATCCACTTGGAAGCCATTGGAGATTGTGGTGGCTGTCGAGGTTTGTGGGAAGAGCTATGGTAGACTTGTTTTTGCTACACTAAGGTTTTTGGTTAGGATTTAATAGTAAACCCAAGTGATATGAATTGAAACTCTTAGAGTGTGTTTGGTAGTTGTTTTTTATCTATGTATCGTACAATACAGACGATTTTACAATATGATACAATTCATGAGCACTTAcaatacattgatatgataagaaattttttacGCGCGATACAATATGTATCGCACAATACATGATATGTATTGTGTATTGTACAATACAAACAACTATGCTCACATCAATGTGTGAAATAGTCGAGGGTGCAAATagtttattggatttttttttttaatccaaaaggcGGAGTGCTCCTAAAAGACTTTCATAAAATAACGAACTAAGTTGGCCTACAAACCAATGGTTACAAactcttcttttatatatataaatgtatatatatatatatatatatatattttttttttttttttaaaatgtaaattttgacaaatccatcttTAGATTGCACTTTCTTATTAAATCTTCTatgtttgtaaaatttcaaaaaaaataaaaaatctatatttatgtcattaatcaaatgttttgttttcaagtttttagTCTTAGGGTGCATTTGGctcaaaattaaaaagccagtttattttattatttagcttatttttactactattcatgggttccactacattttttggtactattcatgggtctcactgtattattttagctaacttttacctttatttacagtacttttagcaaaaagttttcagtttcaacaaaataaacagattccaaacaaactcttaaattatgcataaaaataagtttatggatcaaataataaataatatctaatttgaatgaaattggACATGCATGTTGAGAACATAAATAATATGCAATCTAACGagtagatttttaaaatatgtaaatatgataattttttagtggGACTTACTTTGTAGGCAAACTTTGttctataataatttttctaaagTTTGAAAAGTGTTTGGTTTGACGAAAATTGattttaggaaaatattttaagcATTTGTGGGTGTTTGGGGCGACTAAAAATGTAAGTCAATCCGgttgattgtaaaataattgcaTTTATGACGAAAATTGATTTatgcttttatattttataaaactttttcCGCATCACCCAAAACTCATCAACAAAACTTCTACCCACCACTGTCAGCCACCCAATCACCACCCCTACTAATTAATGTCTCTAATCTCAAGTTGCCAACCACCGCTATTGCTAGACTCCGCCACCGCTAGTTGCGGGTCTTCACAACCATTGGTTGTCCGTCGGTTTTCTGTAGCATTTTCCTCAACACAACCAaatgcttgaaaatattttcgggAATATAATGTAACcaaatacttgaaaatttttcacTTGAAATTAGTTTGTggtccaaaaatattttctgtcaAACCAACCATAGCTAGAGTAAAAAAGAGAGGGTAAAATACAGTTAACACCCTTGAGATTTTAACTAATGCTAATTaagtccaaaactttttaaatttgacAAACTTAGTCCTAAACTCAACTTGGATCTTAAATCGTTACTTAtttttctcatctctctcattgtGATTTGGGACCAAGTTGATTAGTTTTGGATTTGGCTGACATTAGTCCAAACCTCCGCCACCATTGGTTGTCAATCGCCGGTTTTCCACATCATTTTCCTAAACACaatcaaatacttgaaaatattttcatttgaaattattttttggtccaaaaatattttgtcaaaCCAAACATAACTagagttaaaaaaaagggtaagatATAGTTAATACCTTTGAGGTTTGAACTAATTCCAGCCTTTTTAAAAGTGACAAACTTGGTCATAAACCCAATTTGGAACCTAAACCGTTACTCATTTACCTCTTCTTAGACTTAAGGGCCggtttggttgtgttgtttaaacatcaattttcgttgtttaaacaacagaacacgtatttctacaatattttttcacctatatgtattttcataatatttaaataatattactagAACAATGTTATCAAATAGTCACTTAAGTTGGTTGGTTCGAAACTCCCGtatttaaaaaaggaaaaggaaaagaaagtgtTAAAAAGGTAGCGTCGTTCTGAAACGGCAGTCGTTTTGGGGAGAACAAAACAGTAGCGAAGAGGCAACAGAGTGAAGATTGGCGTTCAGATAAATCTGTGTGCGAGACAAAGAGTTAGACAGAGAGAGCAGTCAGTGTGGGGGAGTGTTagataacaagaaaaaaaaatggagaaaaagagagtgagTTTGGAAGGAAAGAAGGTGATAATGGTACCGTACATGGAGGCACACGTACCAAAGTACCATGAGTGGATGCAACACCGGGCTCTCCTTCAAGCCACTGCCTCTGAGCCCCTCACCCTTCAACAGGAGTTCGAGATGCAGCTCACCTGGACCCAAGACCCTaacagttctctctctctctctctctccccctttgTGTGTGTGTCATATTTGATCTTTCTGTGCACCGACtcaattttttgatgaatgattaaggttttggatatgggttttctaaatttttcagCTGGGTTTGTTCAGTTTTGATTGTACATGCATATATGTATCTGCTTGTGGCACCAACTAATATTGGAGGTGGGTTTTGCAGAGCAGACTTTCATTGTATTGGATAGGGAGATGGTTGTTGGAGAGTTCATTCATGGAGATCCCCATGTTGAAGGTCAGTTAATCAATTACCCGTAGTTCGTTTGCTGAGAAAATTGCGGTccggaaaaaaataaaaaaatctgcAGGATACAAggtctttttaaataaagagAATTAATTTAGCTTCCCATGTACAAATATAGTAAAATCCACTTGAACTCTATGTAGCTTGTTTCCATGATAGTCTCTATTAATCTATTATAAGGGATTGACAGCATGCCCTTTTCCAGCCATGGTCGGTGATGTGAACTTATACATGAACAACTTCGATGATCCCAATATGGCAGAGATTGAGATAATGATAGCTGAACCCAAAAGGTACACTTACCCTTACTTTTGGGGATAAACTTTCAAATGAGCTCTAGCTCTACTGTCACCTCCTCCACTTATAAGTTTTAGGTGGAGGCTGAGGTTGTGGGCTCAAGACCCATCAggtgtgtgtaacttaccaattaaCATAAGTTAACAAAAATTCTGATGATAAACAGATTTTCATTTAGTGGTGGAGGATTGTGTGATTGCCAAATGcctcttttcattatttttgatttcATTTATATGCATATTAACACTGCTTTTGCTGGGATTTGGGTTTCATTCATTTTCCTTATTGTTTTTGCTTCATATTCAATTTTACAAAAGGGAAGCTGTGAATATAATATATGCATATAATGAATTGAGGAATGCAGCTAGTGGAGTGTGCTTATATACACGAACTTCATATAAATGTAgttagtgtgtgtgtttttcGTGA
This genomic window contains:
- the LOC126695214 gene encoding uncharacterized protein LOC126695214 isoform X1, with amino-acid sequence MEKKRVSLEGKKVIMVPYMEAHVPKYHEWMQHRALLQATASEPLTLQQEFEMQLTWTQDPNKQTFIVLDREMVVGEFIHGDPHVEACPFPAMVGDVNLYMNNFDDPNMAEIEIMIAEPKSRGKGLGKESVLLMMAFAVESLGIHIFRAKIGESNGASLTLFRKLGFEEASYSEIFKEVTLELQVTKPKHEELLHLLGNVVTHA
- the LOC126695214 gene encoding uncharacterized protein LOC126695214 isoform X2 translates to MEKKRVSLEGKKVIMVPYMEAHVPKYHEWMQHRALLQATASEPLTLQQEFEMQLTWTQDPNKQTFIVLDREMVVGEFIHGDPHVEAMVGDVNLYMNNFDDPNMAEIEIMIAEPKSRGKGLGKESVLLMMAFAVESLGIHIFRAKIGESNGASLTLFRKLGFEEASYSEIFKEVTLELQVTKPKHEELLHLLGNVVTHA